The Acidobacteriota bacterium sequence ACGAGCATTGATCTTTCCGGAGGGTCACAGCGGTCGAATCGGGCTCGCAGCGACTCAAGGCTACGCAGACAGCGTACCTGCACCAGCGGAAGGCATCCTCCCACCTGTCCCGTCATTGGCGCAACCAGCAGGACCCACAGGGTGATCTCTGTCGGTCGTGATTTCAAAATATTATTCGATTGTCTTCCAACGGCTTCCACTGACCTTTGCATAAGCTGTTCTGACCGCAAAGTCGAAACTCACAGAAGTATGGGGAGAGTGATATTGGGCGGGTGGCCCGTGGGCTTGCCCCGGGTTTCCAGGAGCAACCCTTTTCAGCGAGTGTCTGGAAATCGGCAACAATTCTGGGGATTGCGAAAGGCTACTAGAAACCCAGCGCGAGCGCTGGGCCACCCGACGTTTCAGCTGCACAGTGCGGCCAAGGTGAATACCGGTGGCAGCCACTTCTCCGACTACCCCGGTTCAAAGCGCGATCTTCAACAGGGAGTCAGAGACGGTTGCATTATAAGAACGAAACACGTCGTGCGGAGTGATCAGCAATTGCACGGCCGAGTCGTGGCCGCCCGTAGCGTCTACGATGTGACTTATCATCCACCAGCCCAGTGTATAGATGCCACTCGGGCGATCGACAATGTGTTCCTGCAACAACATCTGTTGATCACCTTCGGGATATGTGCGTTCCAGATAGTCAGCAAGGAGTTGCCGCGCAGATTCCTGATAGCTCCGATCGAGCCAGGCGCGCACAGAATCCGCGGTGGTTTCGTTTCGGCGAATATGTGCAATGACGCGCTCCAATTCGCGTAGCCAGAAGCCGATAACGACTGAATCCTCATACATCGACCTTTTGAAACCGGATGGAGGGTTACACTGTAAGGCCACGCCTTCGGAGACTATTCGCCTTATGATGACATCCTCCCAGAGATCCTGCCAATTGTCAAACTTGCGCGTCGGCGGGTAGAGATGTGGCTGCGCAAAGACATGCTGGAATTCGTGGGCCAGCACCGCCTCTATTTCCGTCGTGGGAATACCGGCGAGATGATCATAGCGGCCCGATGCCGGCCGCTTACTCAATAGGACGCCGTAAAGGTCGAAGCAGATTGTGCCATCCTTAGCGAACGCATCACCATTCCCATCCAGAATGTAGTATGTCGTAGGTACTGGTAAGTCTCCCGGAGGTGCCCACTTGGCAGCAAGCGAGACAGGCTGAGCAATACTAACCATTGAGATCTTCTCGACCAAAGCAGCGAGACTGTCGCGGTGGCGAAACAGTCCGAGCTGGACTTGCCCGATGTCGGCCGGACTCGGAACTGCCCGATATGGCAGGGCGGTAAAAACACGATAATGGACGTCGCGTGTCACATTGGTGAACTGGCGAAAATACAGTCTGTAGGCGGATGATGCCAGCAGACTATCGATGAGCGCGGTGATTCGCGGTTCGTGTGCATTGCGCTCGGTAAGCGCCGCCAGGCGCTCTTTCTGTCGCTGAGGATCAAGTGCGGCTATCTCCTCCAACGTGTCCTCGTAGTTTGGGTTGCTCTCGGCGATCGCGTCGAACAGGCGCAGCAGGAGGTAGATCGCCGTGGCGTCGGACCTCTGATCGGCGTGGATCAGGTCAGCTCCTGTCACGGCGTGGAGAACCGACACAAGACAGAAGATCAATACAAACCTGGTCATACTGTATCTCCATCATCGAGTAGAAAGTGTCCGTGCTCGGACACTCTTATTACGGCCAGACCTCAAGTTAAGCTTCACCCTGCCGGATAGCAATGGCCTTTTGGTCTTCAGCCTTATTCGTAACCGGTGACTATCCATTTCATCCCGTCAATCCCGGCATAATGTAACCGGATCTGGAGCTGGAATCTCACAAGAGTGTGGGGAGAGTGGGCGGGTGGCCCGTGGGCTTGCCCCGGGTTTCCAGGAGCAACGGTTTTCGGCGGGTCTCTGGAAATCGGAAACAATTCATGGGAATGTGAGAGGCTACCAGAAACCCAGCGCGAGCGCTGGGCCACCCGGCCGATAGCATATTCCAAGATAGTAACGCGGCCTCAGCAGCAGAGCATGAGGTAAAACATAAACCCACCCGTTGGCCGGGGTACCTTTGCAGGTCTTGCCCCCCCCGGGTGACACCCTATTCCTTCAGGAAGTCCCGGATCACCGGCAGTATCCGATCCGCTGCCTCTACCCAGAGCCAGTGTCCGGCGTTTTCGAACCTGACTAACTTCGAACCGACAATACCCTCATGAATCGGTTGAACGTACTCAAAAGGAGTGGGGTCATAATCGCCGTATAGAATTAGAGTAGGACAGGTAATGAGCTTCAGGCTGTCCCGAATATCGTAGCTTCCAAAGAACTCCCGCAACCGGTTGTATCTACCTTCGACGATCTCATAAGTAGTATCCCGATACCAGAGATTGATGCTATCGGCGTAACCCGGGTCGTAGCAGTAGGCTCTGAAGTAAAGCCGCCAGAACTTCTCCACGGCTTCGGGCCGCCGCCTGGTAATGTCTTCCGATCCGGTTATTTCATTGATGGCCAGGGAGTCTTCCGCCGTCCGGTTAGCAGCGATGTTGGCCCGGTAAACAGGCAAGTAGTCAGCACTGACGCCCATGGTGGAGGTCAGGACCAGCGCGCTGACGTTCTCGGGATATTTGAAAGCGTAATGCATAGCCACCATACAACCCCATGACCCTCCGATGATGTTGATCTTCTCCGGGGCCAACTTGAGTCGCAGGGACTCCAGGTCCTCAACGAAATTGTCCATGGTATGTGTAGCCGTATCGGCATCGCCAGTCGATCTTCCGGCCGCTCGCTGATCGTAGAGAATCAACCTGTATTCGTCCGACAGCGCCTCAAACGGGAGCATGGTTTCAAGAGCATCACCCGGTCCGCCCGACAGGACGAATGTCGCTTTGCCGGAACCCATCATTCGGTAGTGGATCTCAATACCCCTGATCTCGGTTTGACCTTCTTGCACAGCTGACGGTCGTGGTGCGCACCCTGACACCAAGATGCCGAGACCTGCCAGAAGCGTGATTACGAGCTTGATATTGCCTTGAAATGAGTCGTGCTGATTCGGCATGCCATCCTCCCTCTTACGGAACCGGTTTGTCCCTCGCCAATGCGGTATTGCGCATCCCGTGAGACAATTCTTCGACCACTATAACATACTTCGAAGTGCTTCGTAAAGGTTTTTCCGTCGAACGCTCTATGAAGACGATCACAATCGTAGAATCTTTTTCATTCCTCTAACTTCATATGATATACTCCCTGCTTTTCCCAGTTCATATCCACTGTAGTCCTCCATCACCTCCCTAAAGTCAGGGCTGCGAGTTGACGGGCGATTGGCCACTGAGCCATTGACTGCCCATCGAGTGCCACTGATTGCCGCTTAGTATGGCCGGAGAGGAGACTGGAACCCTGCAAAGTCCCGGGCAGAGTGAAATCGGAGCCGCCATTGGCTAAAAAAAACCCCGGTGTAAGCCGCGGGCTTCTTGCTGACAACCATGTGCCCTGGGCGTACTTTTCTACCGAGAATAGAAACGGGTCGGATGGTGAAACCGGGTTGCCGTGCATCATACCCAAGTAACCGTGAATATCATACGGAGGATGTCTATGTTTCATGAGATAAAACCAGACATACGGGCACGAATGCAGTGGCTCGAAACACAGGACTCAAAGGATCGGATTGATGGCAGTCAGCGTAGTCAACGACTTCGGCAGATCCCCCGCGACACCGGTCGTTTTCTTGCCGTACTGGCAGCCGGCGCACCCGACGGCGATATCGTCGAGATTGGCACGAGCGGCGGCTACTCAACCCTGTGGCTGGTGGTGGCCTGCATCGAATCCGACCGGCAGGTGACGACATTTGAGATTGCCAGTGATAAGGTTGACATTGCACGTGAGACATTTCGGCTGGCTGGCGTTACAGATCGTGTGAATCTCGTCCACGGCGATGCGAAGGAGTTTTTGAAACAGAGAGACGGCATTGCATTCTGTTTCCTCGATGCAGAAAAGCAGGAGTATCAGGACTTTTACGACATCGTCGTTCCTCGTCTTATTACTGGAGGACTTCTGGTTGCGGACAACGTTATCAGCCACGCGGAACATCTCCAGTCATTTGTTAGTGGTGTTGAGGCAGACGTGCGCGTAGACAGCCTAGTAGTGCCAATTGGGAAGGGAGAACTCCTGTGTCGGAGGGTTCCATAGAGTGACACGTCAGATGTCAGAGGTATTCTCCCGGGATTGTGTCTTCGGTGCACAATCGACAATGCACCGACGTATTCCACTGGCGCCGAGATGGCTCCGGCGGATCAGAAACTCGAGAACCGGTATGGTTTGCGGAGAGTGAGGCCGGGGCCGCCGCGGATGCCTGTGCAGTGGTAAAAAATGTATTTACCCTCCTTGATCTCGGCTGTGATCTGGCGGCCGCACTTAACAAAGGCCATCAGGTTGTCGAAAGCGGAGCCCTTCCGACCCGACCAGGGCCTGTTATCATTCCCGAGAGCCGTCGCCGGAGCTGTTTACTACCGAACACAGGCGCGATATTGTTCGTCCTCTAATGTGAATATCCTGAGAATGATCAGGCCGTGTGGTTACCGCTTTTGAAAACAGTGAGAATATAAAAGCCGACTATGCGGCGAAGAGAGGAGGTTACGTCTATGGCGGTCAAGAAGGCGGCATTGGCCATATTTGCTTTAATGCTGGTGGAAGGTACGTTTGTAATGTCGGAAAGTACCAGGTTTTCAGAAGAAAAGGCCAAAGTTGAAAAGGCCATCAATGACTGTATAATGTGGCCCTACCCTGAGAAGAACATTGACAGGCTCTATAACGCCGTGGCCAAAGATTCCAGTTTTGTCATTTTTCATCCTGATTCTGCATCTACAATAATAGGTTATGATGCGTTCCAACGAATGATTGATGATGTCTTTCTCAAGGATGAGCTGAAAGCAACCGGGACTGACATTAGAGATTTGAGGATCAACTTGTCGCAATCAGGCGACGCGGCCTGGTATTCCTGTATCCTCGATGATACGGGGGAGTGGGCCGGAAGGCCGTATCGGTGGTTAAACACCCGCTGGACCGGCGTTCTTGAAAAACGAGATGGCACATGGCTTATAGTACAGATGCATTTCTCCTTTGCCTCCGACGCCCAGGACGAGTCGGACGAACAGGTATCTGATAAAGACAAGAAGGATGAATAGTCCATCTGGGCTCTGGGAATGTGGATCGGCTAGTATACCGGACGCTGAACCGGGTTGTAGACGGCCGGTAAAGCTGGGAATATGTAGCATTCCGGGCCAGAAAGTGATCACGCTGATCGGCCGGTCAACAGAGGCGGGTGAGTAGTCGGCGGAATGGAACGGGGCTAACGCCACAACCGGTATCAACTCTTGTCGCCTCCATGCAGGCGACCTTGCTGAGACCAAGAAGATGCCTCTGCTGAAGTAATGGCCGAATAATCAGGAGAAGAGAAATGGAAGGCTAGCCAGCCTGCCGTTTCTTTTCTCGCGGAGCCCGGCTGACTTTTGCCGCCACTACAGGCTTAATTGACTACCTTCCTGCGCTTTCCGTCTACTTTCGCATGGGCTGGATTGAGCGCAAGGTCGAGCTTCACCAAAGTCCGGGGCGAGTGAGCCCGAGGCCGCCATAGATATTGGCCCCGGTGATCGCTGGGGTTTTTTCTTGCCCACCCAAACACCGCTGTTATATTCTATCATCGGAGTGCGGCTTCGGTCAGATATCAAGACAAAAAGAGACCCGCCATGACCTGCGTAGATCAATTTTAAACACGGAGAGACAGCCATGGGTGACAAAGGAAGTAAAGATAAAGGTAAAAGGGAAAAACAGAAAAAGGCAAAGCGTAGTCCAAAGGAAAAACGAAAAGTGAAGGACGAGAAGAAGAAGAAATAAGTGTCCGGTGCTGTCCGGTGTCCTGATATCAGTCAAGTGTATGCCCTCAAATAAACTGGACTCGGCGTATTACTCGTCTTGTCCACGAAATGCCCTTGTGAGTTTTTACGATTTCGCCTGCTCCGGCATTTTATCGCCCCTAATACTCTATGAGGGCGTGCGATTTACTTTTACATCGCGTTGTGCCGACCGTGGCATGCCTGGCCGGACTGATAACTCAGAGTTCACGAGAGTCTGCTGATAAAACTGCCAACGTTTACGCACGCCTGGCAATCTCAGTGAAGAGGCTGGG is a genomic window containing:
- a CDS encoding DUF5700 domain-containing putative Zn-dependent protease — its product is MTRFVLIFCLVSVLHAVTGADLIHADQRSDATAIYLLLRLFDAIAESNPNYEDTLEEIAALDPQRQKERLAALTERNAHEPRITALIDSLLASSAYRLYFRQFTNVTRDVHYRVFTALPYRAVPSPADIGQVQLGLFRHRDSLAALVEKISMVSIAQPVSLAAKWAPPGDLPVPTTYYILDGNGDAFAKDGTICFDLYGVLLSKRPASGRYDHLAGIPTTEIEAVLAHEFQHVFAQPHLYPPTRKFDNWQDLWEDVIIRRIVSEGVALQCNPPSGFKRSMYEDSVVIGFWLRELERVIAHIRRNETTADSVRAWLDRSYQESARQLLADYLERTYPEGDQQMLLQEHIVDRPSGIYTLGWWMISHIVDATGGHDSAVQLLITPHDVFRSYNATVSDSLLKIAL
- a CDS encoding alpha/beta hydrolase, producing MPNQHDSFQGNIKLVITLLAGLGILVSGCAPRPSAVQEGQTEIRGIEIHYRMMGSGKATFVLSGGPGDALETMLPFEALSDEYRLILYDQRAAGRSTGDADTATHTMDNFVEDLESLRLKLAPEKINIIGGSWGCMVAMHYAFKYPENVSALVLTSTMGVSADYLPVYRANIAANRTAEDSLAINEITGSEDITRRRPEAVEKFWRLYFRAYCYDPGYADSINLWYRDTTYEIVEGRYNRLREFFGSYDIRDSLKLITCPTLILYGDYDPTPFEYVQPIHEGIVGSKLVRFENAGHWLWVEAADRILPVIRDFLKE
- a CDS encoding class I SAM-dependent methyltransferase, with product MFHEIKPDIRARMQWLETQDSKDRIDGSQRSQRLRQIPRDTGRFLAVLAAGAPDGDIVEIGTSGGYSTLWLVVACIESDRQVTTFEIASDKVDIARETFRLAGVTDRVNLVHGDAKEFLKQRDGIAFCFLDAEKQEYQDFYDIVVPRLITGGLLVADNVISHAEHLQSFVSGVEADVRVDSLVVPIGKGELLCRRVP
- a CDS encoding nuclear transport factor 2 family protein produces the protein MAVKKAALAIFALMLVEGTFVMSESTRFSEEKAKVEKAINDCIMWPYPEKNIDRLYNAVAKDSSFVIFHPDSASTIIGYDAFQRMIDDVFLKDELKATGTDIRDLRINLSQSGDAAWYSCILDDTGEWAGRPYRWLNTRWTGVLEKRDGTWLIVQMHFSFASDAQDESDEQVSDKDKKDE